CAATTTCAGTTGGCTGTATTTCAATGGACTGACAAATGATGTAGAATATCTGCCAAAAGAAAGGTGAGTATGATCTGGCATCCGATCACAGCGCCGTCCGGGCTTCGGCCGCCTCAGCCGATAACGGTACGGGCGCAGTCGATTCCGCCCCGCCATTACTTCCCGGATCACTCCCATACCTGGCATCAACTGGTCTATGCCATCTCCGGGGTGCTGACCGTCTATACCGAAAAGGAATCCTTCGTGATTACGCCGGATCAGGCCGTATGGCTGCCGACCGGGATCGTGCACCGCGTAGGTTCGCTTCTTGGTGCAGTCTTCCGCAGCCTCTGGATTGCCGATGAAGCCGGCGCAAACCTTCCGAAGGTTCCGACGATTTTCATGATGTCGCCGCTGCTGCGGGCCCTGATCGTCGAGGCCACCGGTCTGGAGGCTCAATCAGACAGGGATGGCTATTCCGGCCGCGTTACCGCCCTGATCCTTGATCAGCTCGTGCGGGTTCAACCCCTGCCCTCAGCGTTGCCCTGGCCGCGGAGCTCTACCCTCACCGCTTTGTGTGAGGCGCTTTATCTCGACCCGACCGATAACCGGGGGCCGGAGGAATGGGGACAAGATCTGAACATTTCGCCTCGAACATTGGCGCGTCGTTTCAACACGGAGCTCGGCATGAGCCTGCGGTCATGGCGCCGGCGCCTGCGGCTCTTCCGCTCGATCGAGCTCTTGGGTGGGGGTCTCGGCGTAACACAGGTCGCCATGGAGCTTGGCTATGGCTCGACGTCCGCTTTTGTTTTTGCTTTCCGCACCGAGATGGGCAGCAGCCCACAGGCCTATATGCGCAGGCATATCAGCGAGAGAACGGAATTGACGGCGGCGATCGCGAGTCAGAGTGTTCCGGCAAAAACTGGCCTGTGACAAATCTGTTGCGCCGCGACAGCGATTACATCGGCGGATCGAAGGCCCGGATTTCCGGCAGGTTGCTGTCGAATCGTTCCACTTGAACCGTCGTCAGTTGCCCGGTGCAGCCCTGCGCCAGTGCCGAGGTGCCGATGTCGCGGGTCAAGACATTCGGATTGTCATGCACTGT
The nucleotide sequence above comes from Rhizobium sp. CB3090. Encoded proteins:
- a CDS encoding helix-turn-helix transcriptional regulator: MIWHPITAPSGLRPPQPITVRAQSIPPRHYFPDHSHTWHQLVYAISGVLTVYTEKESFVITPDQAVWLPTGIVHRVGSLLGAVFRSLWIADEAGANLPKVPTIFMMSPLLRALIVEATGLEAQSDRDGYSGRVTALILDQLVRVQPLPSALPWPRSSTLTALCEALYLDPTDNRGPEEWGQDLNISPRTLARRFNTELGMSLRSWRRRLRLFRSIELLGGGLGVTQVAMELGYGSTSAFVFAFRTEMGSSPQAYMRRHISERTELTAAIASQSVPAKTGL